From Microbacterium sp. LWH7-1.2:
GGCACCGACTCGCTCGAAGAGACGGCGCTCCTCCTCGCGCTCCAGCACGGCGGATCCGACCGGCGCATCGTCGTGACCGGCGCGCAGTTCACCTTCGACGACCCCGAACCCGACGGGCCTGCCAACATCGAGGCGGCCATCCGCTTCGCCGCCGACGGCCCGCCCCGGGCTGCGCGCCGCGGGCGGGACGCCCGAGATGCGGTCTGTGTGGTCTTCGGCGGGCGGGTCCTGCCGGCGTGGGGTGTGTACAAGCACAGCGCCGACACGGCCGACGCGTTCCGCGTGGCGGGCCCGGACCTGGCGGTGCCACCGAGCGAGCCCACCCCCGTCGACGGCGTGCGCATCGACATCGTGGCCCTGCCGCCCGGTGCCGACGCGCTGCACATCCGGGCGAGCGCGGCAGCCGGCGCACACGGCATCGTGCTGCAGGCCCTCGGCTCCGGGAACTCCACCGCCGAGGTCGTCGCCGCCGTCCGGGAGTGCGTCGCGTCGGGCATCCCGGTCGTCGTCTCCAGCCGCGTGCCGCAGGGCGCGCTCGCCCCCTCGTACGGCGGCGGAGGGGGCGGGCGCGACCTGGCGGAGGCCGGTGCCGTGCATTCTTCGACCCTCCGCCCCGGGCAGGCGCGGATCCTCCTCGCCGCGCTCGTCGCGCGCGGCGCGGAAGCCGCCGAGGTGCGCGCCGCGTTCGGCTGATCGGGCTCAGGACGTGATCGGCAGCGGCACTGCCGGCGTCTCGAAGAACTCGAGCTCGTGCGCCATCGACCGCGCGAACGCCGCGTCCATGCGGGCGCGCTCGCGAGGCCCGGCCTCCCGCGCGGCGGCGTCGGCGATCTCGATGGCACGTGCGGTCGCCTCCGCGAACGCGGGGTCGCCGTACAGCGCGAGCCAGTCGTCGTACGGATGCTCGTCGTGCCTGCGCGCGGCGAGCCGCGTGCCGAGGTCGGTGTACAGCCAGAAGCACGGCAGCAGCGCGGCGACCAGCTCGCCGTACGACCCACCCGACGCGTGCAGATGGTTGGTGTAGGCGAGCATCTGCGGTTCGGGGACGGATGCTGCGAACCCGACGTGCGTCTCGTGGAGCCGGCGCTCCTCGACGATGGCGGACTCGGCCGACCGTGCCCAGAAGACCTGCTCGTCCGCGGTCGGGGCGAGGGCGCTCGCCCGCGCCAGCACGCGGGAGTACTCGCCCAGGTAGAGCGCATCCTGCGCCAGGTAGCGCACGAACACCTCCCGCGGCAGCGAGCCGTCGCCGAGGCCGCCGACGAACCGGCCGGCGTCGACCTGCGCCCGCACGTCGGCTGAGGCATCCCATGCCCGCTGCGACCAGGAGCCGCCCGCACCCTGCGCGCGGCGCAGCTCGTGGAAGTGGTCGACCGGGCCGCTGCCGGTGCCGACGTGCAGCGCCTCGGCGTGGACGAGGGCGCCCGTCAGCCACTCCTTGGCGCGCTTCAGCGCGTCGGGCCACGACGCACCCGCCGCCCGCAGCGTCGCCATCGCAGACGACAGCGAGCAGCCGGTGCCGTGGGTGTGGCGTGTGTCGACGCGTCGCCCGGCGAGCTCGTGCAGCCCGTCGGGACTCACGATGGCGTCGGGGCAGGCGGCTCCCTCGAGGTGCCCGCCCTTCAACAGCACGGTGGTGCCGGTGGCCTGGACGAGAGCGCGGGCGTCATCGACCGCCTGCCCCCAGGTCGTCGCCGCGGGGCGCCCGGTGAGCACCGCGAGCTCGGCGAGGTTCGGGGTGACGAGGTCGGCTTCGGCGCACAGTGCGCGCAGTTCGTCCTCGGCGGCCGGATCCAGCAGCCGGTCGCCGCTGGTGGCCACCATGACGGGATCGAGCACGACCACCGGAGGGCGCACGCGCGCCAGCCACTCCCGGACCGTGCCGATGATCTCGGCGGACTGCAGCATCCCGATCTTGACGGCGTCGATCCGCACGTCGTCCGACACGGCCTCCAGTTGCGATCTCAGGAACGCGACGGGCGGCACGTGGACGTCGCGGACGCCGCGGGTGTTCTGCGCGACGAGTGCGGTGACGACGGCCATGCCGTAGCCGCCGAGCGCCCCGATCGATTTGAGGTCGGCCTGCACGCCCGCGCCGCCGGTGGGATCGGTGCCGGCGATGCTGAGCACCCGCGGAATCGCGGTCATCGTGCCGCCTCCAGCGTCG
This genomic window contains:
- a CDS encoding asparaginase domain-containing protein translates to MTGTGSVVVIATGGTIASRRDEDGASRPVVAGGGLLAGMEPAAPVRVVDVMAHDSATLTLSHMQRISDAVGKVVSDPDTRGVVILHGTDSLEETALLLALQHGGSDRRIVVTGAQFTFDDPEPDGPANIEAAIRFAADGPPRAARRGRDARDAVCVVFGGRVLPAWGVYKHSADTADAFRVAGPDLAVPPSEPTPVDGVRIDIVALPPGADALHIRASAAAGAHGIVLQALGSGNSTAEVVAAVRECVASGIPVVVSSRVPQGALAPSYGGGGGGRDLAEAGAVHSSTLRPGQARILLAALVARGAEAAEVRAAFG
- the thiD gene encoding bifunctional hydroxymethylpyrimidine kinase/phosphomethylpyrimidine kinase is translated as MTAIPRVLSIAGTDPTGGAGVQADLKSIGALGGYGMAVVTALVAQNTRGVRDVHVPPVAFLRSQLEAVSDDVRIDAVKIGMLQSAEIIGTVREWLARVRPPVVVLDPVMVATSGDRLLDPAAEDELRALCAEADLVTPNLAELAVLTGRPAATTWGQAVDDARALVQATGTTVLLKGGHLEGAACPDAIVSPDGLHELAGRRVDTRHTHGTGCSLSSAMATLRAAGASWPDALKRAKEWLTGALVHAEALHVGTGSGPVDHFHELRRAQGAGGSWSQRAWDASADVRAQVDAGRFVGGLGDGSLPREVFVRYLAQDALYLGEYSRVLARASALAPTADEQVFWARSAESAIVEERRLHETHVGFAASVPEPQMLAYTNHLHASGGSYGELVAALLPCFWLYTDLGTRLAARRHDEHPYDDWLALYGDPAFAEATARAIEIADAAAREAGPRERARMDAAFARSMAHELEFFETPAVPLPITS